The Burkholderia mallei ATCC 23344 genome has a window encoding:
- the paaN gene encoding phenylacetic acid degradation protein PaaN, with the protein MTHPLFTKHEDTLKHALSTIETRGYWSPFAEMPSPKVYGESANTDGEAAFKAQLDKPFELDQPASGGTVGAERSPYGFALGVRYPKSTPDELIAAAAQAECAWRKAGPTAWAGVCLEILARLNRASFEIAYSVMHTTGQAFMMAFQAGGPHAQDRALEAVAYAWQELQRIPAEAHWEKPQGKNPPLAMRKRYTIVPRGTGLVLGCCTFPTWNGYPGLFADLATGNTVIVKPHPGAILPLAITVRIARDVLREAGFDPNIVTLLATEGNDGALVQNLARRPEIKLIDFTGSSQNGTWLERNAYQAQVYTEKAGVNQIVIDSVDDLKAAVKNIAFSLALYSGQMCTAPQNIYVPRDGIRTAEGHVSFDDVARAIADAVQKLTGDPARSVELIGALQNAGVAARIDEARKLGRILADSQALEHPAFKDARVRTPLVLQLDVADRAKYTQEWFGPISFVIATDSTAQSLDLAGSIAAEHGALTLSVYSTDDAVVEAAHEAAVRGGVALSINLTGGVFVNQSAAFSDFHGTGANPAANASLADAAFVANRFRVVQSRHHVAPKAAPAEAGQTA; encoded by the coding sequence AGACACGTTGAAGCACGCGCTCTCCACGATCGAAACGCGCGGCTACTGGAGCCCGTTCGCCGAGATGCCGAGCCCCAAAGTGTACGGGGAAAGCGCCAATACAGACGGCGAAGCAGCATTCAAAGCCCAGTTGGACAAGCCCTTTGAACTCGACCAACCCGCCTCGGGCGGAACGGTCGGCGCCGAGCGTTCGCCATACGGGTTTGCGCTCGGCGTCCGCTACCCGAAGTCGACGCCCGACGAGCTCATCGCCGCCGCCGCGCAGGCGGAATGCGCGTGGCGCAAGGCCGGGCCGACCGCGTGGGCTGGCGTGTGTCTCGAAATTCTCGCCCGGCTGAATCGCGCGAGCTTCGAGATCGCATACAGCGTGATGCACACCACGGGACAGGCGTTCATGATGGCGTTCCAGGCGGGCGGCCCGCACGCGCAGGATCGCGCGCTCGAAGCCGTCGCCTATGCATGGCAAGAACTGCAGCGCATTCCCGCCGAAGCGCACTGGGAGAAGCCGCAGGGCAAGAACCCGCCGCTCGCGATGCGCAAGCGCTACACGATCGTGCCGCGCGGGACGGGGCTCGTGCTCGGGTGCTGCACGTTCCCGACCTGGAACGGCTATCCCGGTCTGTTCGCCGATCTGGCGACCGGCAACACAGTCATCGTCAAGCCGCATCCCGGCGCGATCCTGCCGCTCGCGATCACCGTGCGCATCGCGCGCGACGTGCTGCGCGAAGCGGGCTTCGATCCGAACATCGTCACGCTGCTCGCGACCGAAGGAAACGACGGCGCACTCGTCCAGAACCTGGCGCGCCGGCCGGAAATCAAGCTGATCGACTTCACCGGCAGCTCGCAAAACGGCACCTGGCTCGAGCGCAATGCGTACCAGGCGCAGGTCTATACGGAGAAGGCGGGCGTCAACCAGATCGTGATCGACTCCGTCGACGACCTGAAAGCCGCCGTCAAGAACATCGCGTTCTCGCTTGCGCTCTACTCCGGCCAGATGTGCACAGCGCCGCAAAACATCTATGTGCCGCGTGACGGCATCCGCACCGCCGAAGGGCACGTCAGCTTCGACGACGTCGCGCGGGCGATCGCCGACGCCGTGCAAAAGCTGACGGGCGACCCGGCACGCTCGGTCGAACTCATCGGGGCGCTGCAGAACGCAGGCGTCGCGGCACGTATCGACGAAGCGCGCAAGCTCGGCCGCATTCTCGCCGACAGCCAGGCGCTCGAGCACCCGGCATTCAAGGACGCGCGCGTGCGCACGCCGCTCGTGCTGCAACTCGACGTCGCGGACCGTGCGAAGTACACGCAGGAATGGTTCGGTCCGATCTCGTTCGTCATCGCGACCGATTCGACTGCGCAATCACTCGATCTCGCCGGCTCGATCGCGGCCGAGCATGGCGCGCTCACGCTGTCCGTCTATAGCACGGACGACGCCGTCGTCGAAGCGGCGCACGAAGCGGCGGTGCGCGGCGGCGTCGCGCTGTCGATCAATCTGACGGGCGGCGTGTTCGTCAATCAGTCGGCGGCGTTCTCCGACTTTCACGGCACGGGCGCCAATCCGGCCGCGAATGCGTCGCTCGCCGACGCCGCGTTCGTCGCGAACCGCTTCCGCGTCGTTCAGAGCCGCCACCATGTTGCGCCGAAGGCGGCTCCCGCGGAAGCCGGCCAAACGGCATAA